TACTGGCCGAGTAGGGACTATTGGGAGACAGGGGGGTATCTTCCCGAAACCCAGGGGCTTCCTGAGAAAGCGATCCGTAGACTTCATCCGTAGAAACCTGGATAAATTTTTTGATTTTATGACGCAAAGCCGCATGGAGGAGAACCTGCACCCCCACTACATTTATCTGAATGAATAGATCCGGTTCATACAAACTTCGGTCAACATGTGATTCGGCGGCAAAGTTGATAATGGCTTCTATACCACTATCCAGAAGGCTGTCCACCAGCTTGCCGTCACATATGTCTCCGTGGATAAACTGGTAATTCTTATGATGGGAAAGGTTGGCTAAATTCTCCAGGTTACCGGCGTAGGTCAATTTATCCAGATTGAGGATCTCATAATCTCTCTGGTGAGGATTTTCGGGGCCAATTAAAAGATGAATAAAGTTGGACCCGATAAACCCTGCCCCCCCAGTAACTAAGATTTTCATTTTAAACTCCCTGCGTTGCCAGAATCCGTAAGTAGTAAGTTGAGAGTTGTTAAAACCACTCCCTACTCCCACCTCACAGCTAACCGTTTTTAGCCGTCCTTGCGAGACCAATCGTAAGGAATTTCTCCCCCATGAGGTTCAACCCGATACTCATCCGGATCCTGACAAGAATATACCTCTGTGGGGCAGTTGATTACAATGGCCTCACTTTCACTGATGCATTTGAACCCGTGGAAGACCAACGGCGGAATCTGTAAAAGGATGGGATTGTGTTTACCCATGAAAAATTCGTTAATTTCTTTGTAAGTAGATGATCGTTCCCGACCATCATACAGGACGACCTTCATCATCCCCTTTACAACCACACAATGATCCACTTGTTTTTTATGGTAATGCCAGGCCTTCACAGCCCCCGGGTAGGCAGTTGTCATGTAAACCTGACCGAATTTAAGAAAGATTTCATCATCGGCCCGGAGCATTTCCATCAAGCGTCCGCGTTCGTCCGGAATCACCTTGAGCTTTTTAATTTTCACCCCGTTGATCATACTAAACAACCATTTCTGCCACCGAGGGCACAAAGGCCACAGAGTTGTAACAAACTTCCAAAAAATGGATTAATTTGGGGGGTCTTTGTCGATGCCAAAATTTCTTCCTTTGGTTCAAATGCCTATATAGACAAGCCATTTAAAAAATTATTCTCTGTGATCTCTGTGCGCTCTGTGGCTAATATTATAATTTATTTGCTCCGGTTTGGGCAACCAAATTGCTGGCTCGCAAGAGAGATTCGAACGTTCCAGCGTCCGTCCA
This window of the Deltaproteobacteria bacterium genome carries:
- a CDS encoding dTDP-4-dehydrorhamnose 3,5-epimerase family protein, with the translated sequence MINGVKIKKLKVIPDERGRLMEMLRADDEIFLKFGQVYMTTAYPGAVKAWHYHKKQVDHCVVVKGMMKVVLYDGRERSSTYKEINEFFMGKHNPILLQIPPLVFHGFKCISESEAIVINCPTEVYSCQDPDEYRVEPHGGEIPYDWSRKDG